TATAGCATATTTTCCTCTACAATACAGAAAAATTTTGGGTCATAGGAGGTTTTCTTATGAGTGTGTTTGGTCTGATTAAATATTTTGGTCTGATTAGAAATGATTATTCCTAGTGAAAAGTGTGTAGAAATTATCATAAACATATAGATTTACAGTACCTCAAACAAACTGGCCTTTAACTAAATAGCTTGGTAAAATCCTTCATCGAGAATATTGGCAATATGGTATTATTGTCAATGTAAAATATGGGCTTGTTGTTCCCTGGTCTCAAGGAAACGCTACATTAACTGTCAACATAGCATAGTACAATAGTTTTGCTGATAGCATTTGCAGTGACCCAATCCCTCCTTCCATGACCCAAAATGACCTCCACCAAAATTGACTTAAACATGCCTAGGGTGCACTTGAGATCCCAACCCATAGTCAAGAAACCctgatatatactgtatatacattttgtgtttctctgtcatcaCTCTGTTGTTCTTGTTGATGTTTTTAAGTGTATAAACAATGCTGCGCGGGACATGGGGGTAGAAATCTCCCTAGACCTCCCTGACAAAACCCTCCAGTTTGTCCGTAACCGGCCACTCATGGAGGGAGCAGTGCCTCCGCTGACCGGGGGTCCACTGTTGCAGCAGAGAGGAGCCAAATTCTTGAGGATTGTGGTGGACAGAGTGATGGCTGCAGATGGAGAAACGTACCAGGTTATGTTTATTGGAACAGGTGCTGACTACTCACAGGCATAAATCGTTCCGATACACTGTGCTGTGCTTGTGGAAGTGAGGTCTCCGTAGGCTTTGGAGATTAACCAAAGTTTCCTGCTCCCTGACAGAGGAAGGCAAGGTGCAGAAGGCTGTGCAATATGCTGTCGGTGACACTATCATTATCGAGGAGATCCAAGTGTTCCAGGTCACGGAACCAATCAGAGTGCTTCGTCTTTCCTCTGGCACGGTAACATGCTTAGCgcaaaaaaagtattgaatCTGAGTGTTGAAGATCAATGGCACAAGGACTAATCTGATGAGAGGCGAATAATGGTGGTTGGGTAACCGGCGTGTATTCCCCAGAGACATCTCTATGCCGGCTCAGAGTCTGGAGTGGTTCAGGTTCCGGTCAGGGACTGTGGTCGTCATGTTTCCTGTCTTGACTGTATCCTGGCCAGAGATCCCTACTGTGCCTGGGACACCATCTCAGCAGTCTGTGCACCTGTCTCCAACCCATCCTCTATCTCCAGGTAGGATCCTACCAAACTCTACAGCAATTTCACTGTAAACTGCATGTGCTATTAGAACAGATTACATTTTCACATGTCCTTTGGCGAACTGGGATTCTTTCTTTATCCTTCAGGAACATTTACCAAAGCCTCATCCATGCAGATGCCTCGATTTGCCCCAGATCAGGTACACTgacttttaaaacaataaaaaggggGTGGTGTTAGACAACGCATTGTTCAGCAAAAACCAACATGAATCTGGCTACAGGCCATGTTGACGGCATACATTCAGCTGCTCACGCTTTTGTCGTTATAATGTTTGTATTGGTTCCAGTCCCTGCAGAGCCAGTTCCATTGACATTCATTATTAGAAGCAACATCTACCTGCCGTGCCAACCTACTTCAAAGCTGGCACAGGTGAACTGGCAGTTTGCCGGGCAGTCCCTCCAAATCAGTAAGAGGCACTGGGTTTTGAACCAGGGCTTGTTAATAGTGAGTGTTGAGGCGTCAGACGCTGGCCGGTACTCCTGTCACAGTGTGGAGGATGTCAAAGGTCGACTTTACACCAGAACCGAAGCTGCCTACATCCTGCTACCTGCTGAGCCTCCAGTGGGCCTGCGGACATCTGTGGCTGTGTTGTCTTTTCTGCTGGGGGCCATGGTCCTCTGGCATGTTAGGAGACACCTCCGATTCATGGGCCGAGTGAACTCAGCAGGAGACAGTCCGAACCATGACAGGAGAGCCATCCCTCGTTGCACCGTTGTGGGTGATTCAAACAACAATCACACCATCATCACCACTGAGGATATGGATGAGCATCAGACAAGCAGGGTCTCTGCTGCTCTCCTGTCCTCGTTCCTGGGGTTTATGATCATTTGGAATGTTGTCAGAGATCAGCTGAGCCACAGAGAAAAGCCCAGAATTGGAAGGATGGAAGAAGAGCTCAAGGAAAACATAGATGGGCTTCGAAAATAGGGGAggaacattctttttttttttgcaaattagaaaaatatttagttttcatcattttcaacatttaagaACCGAGTTGAAATAAAGTTAGAACATCCATGCAGAATCTTTCCTAAATCTTGGTAACCTTTCATCAGCACTTATTCATTTCCCTCTTGATTTTGAAAATTCAtttctgtctcctctgtgtGGTAAAATAATTACGGACATTGATAAGACATTTAACTCCAAAAACTTCACTTACTTGAGAGTATACAAACTTTCaaattctatttttcttttcaatgtaaaaaatataaatgaaagcTAAGTTAACCATTGCTTAGTCAGCATTAATGCCTGATTTCATTTTTGATGTGGGTTTGATAATTTGGGTATATAGACTGGCTTTTTTTTTGAAAGCCTCTGAATGCTGCAGCAGTTCTTTGGCCAGCACCATCTGTTTCAGGGTTAGTACCCAAATATCTGGGTTTCAGGATTAGTACCCAAATATGGTTGAGCTGCCTTGTCGAACTAGAGACTCATTGTGGCTTCTTGGATGCTTGTAAACTCAATCAAGGTAGATGACTGGAGAATGCATTCCCTCTGACGCATctacacttcctggttgagcgagcagctTGTTAAGTGCCAGAATGCCATTGGATGTGCCTTGGAGGTTACATTTCTCAgtattaaaaatgtgattttctgcaaTTATCCAGAACCTTAACTAAGATTTGGATATCACAAACTTGGGGAGAAATGGTATAAAAATATGACGTACACcaccgttcaaatgtttggggtcacttagacattttttgttcattaaaataacattgaattCATCAGAACTAGAGGGtaaacactgttaatgttggaaCTGACTATTGGAgttggaaacagctgattttcaatggaatatctacatacactgcgtgcacaattattaggcaagtgagtattctgatcgtattattatttcgATGCACATTTTcgaactccaaaccatataaacttgaatccTCATTgcattgaatcattttcagatgATATGTATTTCTGTAAttagggagggtgtggcaacagtgattAACACCTAATATTatggtgtgcataattattaggcagcttcatgacctcaggtaaaatgggccaaaaaatagatttaactgacactgaaaaatctaaaatgttaaaatgcctttcagacggatgcaacatttgaaatagctaaactatggAGGTGTGACCACCGGCCAATCAAACTTTTTGTTGTTAATAGTCTATATATAGCTACCCATAATCCTCAGTGccatcatattccagaactgcaac
The sequence above is a segment of the Esox lucius isolate fEsoLuc1 chromosome 1, fEsoLuc1.pri, whole genome shotgun sequence genome. Coding sequences within it:
- the LOC105024085 gene encoding semaphorin-4E-like, whose amino-acid sequence is MDDLLILGTTKDEHDERLQRFFMKARKVDLKFKKNKGSTLHCSKLKYLDAKIFRENGIFNYSTMTLREDQGLLLVGAREAVYALNLEDVTLKWAGVYWQGSEEQKASCRSKGKGSVECHNYIKTLETLDDGRMLVCGSNAYSPMCDYMNYTNGTLTLEHKREDGRGKAPFDPFQKSACVMVGRDLYTAIAVNFLGTAQVFQRHSSPAIRTEYRESWLNKPSFIHLDVIPESVNNLDGDDDKVYMFFSEEAVEFDLEKKLRVSRVARVCKGDMGGQRTLQSKWTSFLKIRLDCTVPFDPSLPAIIQDVFLMKHQDWSKSVFYAVFAPQTITSDLSTVCAFSVDDIGRVFSEGRYLTPVTAESETRWVTYTGDEPVPRAGSCINNAARDMGVEISLDLPDKTLQFVRNRPLMEGAVPPLTGGPLLQQRGAKFLRIVVDRVMAADGETYQVMFIGTEEGKVQKAVQYAVGDTIIIEEIQVFQVTEPIRVLRLSSGTRHLYAGSESGVVQVPVRDCGRHVSCLDCILARDPYCAWDTISAVCAPVSNPSSISRNIYQSLIHADASICPRSVPAEPVPLTFIIRSNIYLPCQPTSKLAQVNWQFAGQSLQISKRHWVLNQGLLIVSVEASDAGRYSCHSVEDVKGRLYTRTEAAYILLPAEPPVGLRTSVAVLSFLLGAMVLWHVRRHLRFMGRVNSAGDSPNHDRRAIPRCTVVGDSNNNHTIITTEDMDEHQTSRVSAALLSSFLGFMIIWNVVRDQLSHREKPRIGRMEEELKENIDGLRK